Proteins found in one Taeniopygia guttata chromosome 27, bTaeGut7.mat, whole genome shotgun sequence genomic segment:
- the LOC115490737 gene encoding gastrin/cholecystokinin-like peptide: MKVPLCLGLLLALAVAACRCRPPAEAPAAMGDPPQHPPSLARRDWPEYLSREQQHLLSQLLPHVLTELSKHKGFVHEDEGMEALHDHYYPDWMDFGRRSAGDEAGAA; the protein is encoded by the exons ATGAAGGTGCCGCTGTGCCTCGGGCTCCTCCTCGCCCTCGCCGTGGCTGCCTGCCGGTGCCGGCCCCCGGCAGAGGCCCCCGCTGCCATGGGGGaccccccccagcacccccccaGCCTGGCCCGGCGGGACTGGCCCGAGTACCTGTcccgggagcagcagcacctcctgtcccagctgctgccccacgTCCTCACAG agctgagcaaGCACAAGGGCTTTGTGCATGAGGATGAGGGGATGGAGGCTTTGCACGACCACTACTACCCCGACTGGATGGACTTCGGCCGCCGCAGTGCTGGGGACGAGGCCGGGGCTGCGTag
- the EIF1 gene encoding eukaryotic translation initiation factor 1 — MSAIQNLQPFDPFADASKGDDLLPAGTEDYIHIRIQQRNGRKTLTTVQGIADDYDKKKLVKAFKKKFACNGTVIEHPEYGEVIQLQGDQRKNICQFLVEIGLAKDDQLKVHGF; from the exons ATGTCCGCTATCCAGAACCTCCAGCCCTTCG ACCCCTTTGCGGATGCAAGTAAGGGTGATGACCTGCTCCCGGCCGGCACTGAGGACTACATCCATATAAGGATCCAGCAGCGCAACGGCAGGAAGACCCTCACCACAGTCCAGGGCATCGCGGATGACTACGATAAAAAGAAACTGGTGAAGGCCTTCAAGAAG AAATTTGCCTGCAATGGTACTGTAATTGAGCACCCCGAGTATGGAGAAGTGATTCAGTTGCAGGGTGACCAGCGCAAGAACATCTGCCAGTTCCTTGTGGAG ATTGGACTGGCTAAGGACGACCAGCTGAAAGTCCACGGGTTTTAA